The stretch of DNA CGATGGTCATCCACACGAACCCGCCGGTGGGGAAGACGAAGTCCTCGAAGATGAACCCGGATGCGGTGTGCATGGCCGCCACCACCCCCATCTGCACCAGGGTGAGCAGCACCAGGTCATGGCGCTGGACGAAGCGGTCCATGCAGATGATGTGCAGGGAGTAGGTGAAGGCGCACCCCAGCACCAGGGCGTCCCCCAGGCTTATGCCCTGCCCCGGCTGCAGGGAGAGGAGGGCCAGGCCGGCGGTGGCCAGGACCACGGAGACCATGGAGCGCAGGCCCGGCCGCTTGCGCAGGAAGAGGGTGGAGAGGATGGGCACGAAGACCACGAAGAGCCCGGTGATGAAGCCGGCGTTGCCGGCCGAGGTGTACTTCAGGCCGATGGTCTGCAGGGAGTAGGCGCCGTAGAGGAAGACGCCGAGTACAAGCCCGGCCGCCAGCGTCCCGCGGTCCAGGCCCCTCATGCGGCGCAGGGATACGGCGGCCATGACCAGGAAGGCCAGGACAAAGCGCCAGGCCATGAATACGAAGGGGGTGATCTCCTCCAGGCTCTTCTTGACCAGGGAGAAGGTGAGCCCCCACACCACGGTGACGGCGATGAGGGCCAGCTCCGCCTGCCGGGCCCGAGTGAGGAAAGCACGCCTCTCCATAGCTTGCATCTCCCGCTCTCGTTGTCGGTTCCTTCCAGGCAACGAGAGTAGTATATAGGTGACGAAGGCGAACAGGCGAGGAGGTGTGGCGGTAGAGAGCTGCTCGGGCGTCCTCGCCTGCTGTATGGACATGCGGAACCCTTTCGAGGCGGCGTTGAGGAAGTGGTGCCCGCAGGCGGGGATCGTCTACCACCCCTTTCACATCATCTCCTCCTACGGGCGGGAGGTGGTGGACAAGGTACGGGTGGCCGAGGCCAAGAAG from Actinomycetota bacterium encodes:
- a CDS encoding transposase, whose product is MAVESCSGVLACCMDMRNPFEAALRKWCPQAGIVYHPFHIISSYGREVVDKVRVAEAKK
- a CDS encoding DMT family transporter — encoded protein: MQAMERRAFLTRARQAELALIAVTVVWGLTFSLVKKSLEEITPFVFMAWRFVLAFLVMAAVSLRRMRGLDRGTLAAGLVLGVFLYGAYSLQTIGLKYTSAGNAGFITGLFVVFVPILSTLFLRKRPGLRSMVSVVLATAGLALLSLQPGQGISLGDALVLGCAFTYSLHIICMDRFVQRHDLVLLTLVQMGVVAAMHTASGFIFEDFVFPTGGFVWMTIAVCGVLASAAAFFVQAWAQRAISPVRTSVVLIMEPVFSVLFGIVLLGERLSWRGWLGCAVMLVAMLITEARPESPSPDQHG